The Gymnogyps californianus isolate 813 chromosome 5, ASM1813914v2, whole genome shotgun sequence DNA segment AATAGACAGTATTTTCAGGTAACTCTCTAGCCACATAGGCAGCTGTACTGAAGCATACTGGTACCAGCCAGCAATAATGGCACCTGCAGGAATGAACCTGAAAATACTGGTAATCTtgtatattttttaagttctttaaagagatttttaaaaacagaaaatgagatttgaTCACTAAAGGTCTTTATCTTCTGCAACACAGGTTGCAatagtcttttttctttatttcacttATTAAATAAAAGGGAATTTGGGTGCCATCTTTCTGTAAACTTTTAGTGTGTTCTCTGTAATATTTCCCAAGTCTTTTAGTGGATAATGCAGTGAATTTCTGCTGGCAGTTTGAAAGTAACATAGAACGTGGGGCATAGCCTACGTCACTAATACTTTCTGAAGTTTAAACTTATATTCAAACGTGTAGAATACTAGCTTGTTACTGCAGAATTCCATACTTCTAGCTTAGCTTAATTTTGTAGGTGGGCTTAACTTGTGCAGAACACTTCTCCATGTACAGAGGCTCAGTCCTCTTTCTTAAATAGAAAGAGGAAGTGTCTTGGAGGAAGAAATTGTGTGTCAAGTTAACTCCTGTTCATACTTCATAGCCAACCATCCATAAAGCACCATGATTTGGGTTTAGAATGGgggttgtgttttttctcatgAATGCTCTTTCTAGATATACAAGAATTGCCAAGTGAAGATAGGAATATTATAAGAGAAGATAACTATTTTATAGTATCAGAAGTTAGACTAAATGAAATCCTTTCAGCCAACTTCTTCAAGCAAAAAGGGAATTTGTAAAACAAGTTTAGCCCAGCAGTTAATCACGGTCACCTAATTCTTAGTGGGTATTCTTTAGAACACTTCGCATGGTTTTAAACCctgttaaatacattttcttttgtgtgatCAGTAAGCAGTTGTATCCTTTGTTAATGCTTATTCCCTTCAATATAAAACTTGGGGAATAAACAACTTTAGGATGTCAGTGAAGATATCCTTTTGAAAAGTATGGTATAACAGCAAAGGAGAAGTATTAGTTATAGATTCTTAAACATTACCTTAGTACTTAAAAAAACAGGCTAGAAAATACTTCTTGTACTGAACTTCTGATGGCATGCTCACATGGATTAGTGGAGGAAATTATTGGTGTCACTAGGAACTATGTACTCCCATTACGCACATGTTTTACATGGTGACAGTGAAAGAATGTCTCCCTGCAAATTCTGATGTTTTTCCAAAAGGCAGCTTGCTTTTATATCTATGCATCTTTGAGGATTTCAAGataagattttattcttttgacaCTGTAAAGAggaactgtttaaaaatgaacttgGAAACTCTGCACCTGTATACAAATTTTTTTAGCAATAAAGCAGCACAGGCTGAGAATGCACTAAAACTGGATGTGTCATTTGTTCAGAAGACAAATTAACCAACTTACTATACACTACACTCCACTTCCGAGATGCGTGTGTACTTGCTGTACCTTTGTCAAAACTTAACAATTTGAGCTAAACTCATATATGCTGGATATCTGCTTTGGGTCCAGCTGTTCCAGTGGACTTCAGGCACAAGAACCTCTGACTTCCTGGAAGGCaactaaagaaaaattgttACTCCACTCATACTAGGATGGACAACTTATCAGATAAAAGCTTCAAGGGTTATTTTAGACGGTAGCAGAAAGTTTCTGCTGCTTGTATAGATTGCCTAAAAGTAATAAGCccttcagaaaactgtttcatATACATGGATTGTTTTGGCAactacatttctgaaaaattcctTCTGTGCTTGGCATATCACAACCCACAGTTGTAGTTGCTGCTGTAAGCAGTTTTGGGGAGTGCTGTAATGCAGCAGCACGACACCACCTCACGAGGACTGTGCTGAAGAAGCCATGGCTCCTAACCCTGCTACAAGCTTTCCAAAACCCATTATGGATTGCTAACCCTTTATGCTAGCTTATAGAAGATTCACAGTATGATTGTTACTTCAGTAGCCTGTTCAACCACcttaatttgtttcattttctagtTGTTTTTGTCTTGAGATTCCAGAGAGGACAGCTGTTGGTTAGCTAACATAAGAAGGCCTGACCTTGAGACTTGCTTTCTAAGTGGTTGGTATTGATTTAAATAGAGAATCCATCCTGTCCAAGCCAGACTGGCCCTGGCTGCACTTAAAGCTAGAACACATCTCTCAAGATGCCTAGTTAGAGGAGATTAGATTCTACActagaataagaaaaacaattattcaCTGATCAATTGTAGATTAAGAGGAATTTGAATCTGGGACAGGCTGTGGGATCAAACACTGAATCTTTCAGGAATAAAAGTTTGTAAGTGTCACTTAAATCAAAATGCACCCATAGGTTTAAGTTGATATCTCAGTAAATGTTCATCTCAAATTACTGAAGAGAATGCATTTAGTGTGGCTTGCttcttaaaacagaatttacttAGAATGCTGTACTGCTGTGAGTCTCAGCAGGTACATCAGGCAATAGTCAGTGCCAAGAAAACACATCATTTGACAAATAGACATGAAGGACCACAGCTTGACTGAACAGAGCGGAGGCCCTCCCAGTTCCAAAGAGTAAagaaatgtagtttaaaaattTACCAGCTATTATTTAGGacattatttgtttaaattcatGCGAAGTAATGTAATATGAGGAACCATTCATTTAACGCTTCATAATGAACCAGGACCCAAGCAAGATAAactgatgttttttttctgcagacgTAATCTAAGGAAAAGAAGTAGGCTTATGACTCACATGATATTATCAGTGATCTGCActatatatatttctgaatttcagctttttttatttaaaaaagtttcttctttacAACTGTaaagataatataaaaaaaatgtaactgacAAATTTCCTTTTAGGGGTGGACACTTAGCTAAATGAAGCAAGACCATTTAGCACTATTTACACAGTATAGATATAAAGTATATAGCAAGAAACAGTCTTAATGCAGAAACCAGAATGAAAGGGCAAGAGTGAGTAGTCCCGTTATCAATCATGTTTCTCAGACTGATGCAACAACAAAAGGGCTGTCACTTAGAAAGTAACACAAAGGTGAAGTAATACAATGGAAAACATTTACCTGAGATGGGGAGATGCTTGCACAAAATGAGCTTAGTCACAAGACCCCAATTAAAGACCAACAGGCCCTTAAACATAATGCAGAAGTCACTGcacaactttaaaatgaaataatcaaaTACAGCTAATCAAAACTTTACATGCATATACAGTGACAACTGTTAAGAACAACCTTCCAGTTAAGGTTTAAGGATAGAGCTCATTTTAGAGAAGATAACATTTATCATTACAGGCAATGAAACAGATCTTACAAGAGTGTAACATTTACTTCAAGTAGTTACTTTTGGTATCCTGAATTCAGCTGTCATTGAAAAGCACTGTATTTTTGCACTTACGCCTGTCAAATTTGTAAAacataaacaacaaaaataatttagataGCATATAGTATTAGAATTTAACAGAGAgcatccctcctctccctgcagaatGGTTGTTGATATTCTACATTGTTGCTTAATCAGAATGAACTGAGACAACCTGGAACTCTTAatcaaaaagcagcacagtgaaCATTAGCAATAGCATAAGTACCAGCTGCCCACCTAAAGCCTCTGAGGTGCCTTGCAGTGAGTTTTGTCCCCTCTGCTCCAAGCCCATTACAAGAggtattttacaaataaaacaattatgACCATGAAATACAGGGAGTACTGGCATCAGAAGCAACGGGGGGTGCAATCTGCCAATCATATATAGAAGCAGAAGTAAGGGAATGGCAAATTGCATGACTGGAATTAAGGTGATCAAGTAAATACAATCCTCTCTAGACTACTACAGACAACTACTAAACTTTATGGAAGGTTTAAAACATCAGCGCTTTAGGCAgcaaaagggagaggaaaaggaccCTTAACCTTCCAACTAACAAGAATTATGAATAAAGATACTCTGTCCCAATAACAAGGGGTAAGtagtgttctttcttttccatcaaaTTACTTTCTAGATGTTTGGAAAGAAGCAGAACCCATTCAAAACAGAGAGAATGCCAATGAGTACccattaagtattttttatgaAACATCTTGACTGGCTAAGTGAAGGCAGCAGGCAGATTATCACAATTTCAGCAGAGTAGTGTTCCCACGATTGAGCAGAAGACTGTTCCTTGGTTTCACAGCTTCAGCCCCAGAAAGAAATGCTCAAATCTGTTAAAGGCAGTTGCTCACAGCCTAAGCTTCATGGAGCTGCCAGAACTTGACTCAGTCCTGTGCAGCCATGGGGCTACACTTCCATAGGACTTGGCAGGCATGTGGGTTGCCCctgaatttgaaatgtaaaaccTTGTGCTCCACCCAGCATTGTGCCATCCAGATTCATGCACTAAGCACACTGTGCAGCTTCTATGACATGCTAGCTTGTGCCTTTTGCAGgccgcacacacaagcaaatCCAAAAGAACTGATCAGGAGGCCATTTAGCAGTGCTTCACATACCAGATGTGGCTAATGAGCCACTTGACCAACAGCTAGCTGCCATTAACACTGTATCTATATGAAAAGGTAGGACAAGAACTTCAGATCTCTGTAAGAACGTTCAATTTATAATAGCTCCTCTTGAATATCATCTTGTTAGTATGTTTTGTGTAGTTCCAGAAACCTGTTTGTAGTATTTCAAAGGCTGTTTTCCCCCCTGAAGTCGTTAGAGAGAATCAAAGTCTAGTTATACTGTCTCAGTGAGTGATGTGCTGCATGGGTGAGCTATTCATTTTTCCACGTATAACTTCAGTATGTCAGATTTTCAGGTGTTCCCCTTAGATTAAAGGGATGCACTTAAGCATCGGTTCCTTCCATACACAGATAAAGTGACAGATCAACACTCAAACCTGTTCTGGTGCATTATTTCATCATAATAAACtcagcagagatgcagaaacAACTCCAGCAGTTCTTGAAAATGGCATCTTACTAGTTGACTCTGACTATTGCATATCCTGGCAGTAAGCCAACTGCATCTGATGCAGAGCTTCGCCTTTCTGCCATATTATTCTTTTGTTCCAGTTCCTCCAGCTTCTTTATCAGCAATTCTATGCGAATGTGGGCCTCcacaagcttttctttcagctaggaaaaaagagaaataagagtATTAAAACTAGAGAAAAACATCCTAACACTGGATCTTTGAATGATCTGCACCCCACTTCCGGTGGCTAAAGAGCAGCTGACTTTCAAGATGGAAAATTATACTGGGCTTTAATTTCTATACTGCATGTCTAGTACAGCCAAAACTGGCACCCAAATCAGAGGCCTCCGCTACAAAGAGATAGATGAATGTGTGCCAGCATAACCCCTTTCAGAGGTGTATGGAAATACTCTACTTAAGGAGACAGAGTTGCTGGAGCCTTACTACAATCAATCCAATCTTTCCTACTAAACTCATTACAAATTTTTACAGAGCCAGAGACCTTCTTTGACAATATCTGGACAGACTGTTTCATCATTAGCTTAGGAACACATGTGGACAGTCCCTCAAAAATGCCATTTCCAGAGTCTGGGGTTTAAGTTAACACATCTAAAGCACAAGAGTAAAATCCTGCTGACATTATGTCTCAAAAAGCAAAGACCAGATTCTTGCACTTGTTCTAGTCAACAAGCAAACTCTCCACAGTCACATAATTTGTGTTTGCAATGAAGTACTAccatttttttacttcagaaaaatgtgtctCAACTTTAGAAGTCTTGCCTGGATAAGGTTTTTGCATTTTAGCCTCACTTGACCTGTAAAAACACTCTGATCTTATGGTAAGACACTGGAAGATGACTTTAAAGAGGACAAAACTTAAGAAATGTCATGGGCCCATTTCCATGCTTAGAACAGAAactacaagaagaaaaagtaaggaACAAGTAAGCACATAAAACTAGATACACTGGCTCTCTCCTACACACAATAACTTTGAGTAAATTTTCTGTCCCATAGCTAAGTTAACTAACCAAGTTACAGAAAAGAACATCCAATTTAAACACCAAAAAAGGAGGGAGGTTCTAGTGTTGTCTCTGAAACGACAAATAAATACTGCCATGCTGTTTTGAGCTTACGTAACCATAAATACAACTGTGCTAGAATCActttcaaataaacaaattgcttttttaGAAATTCTTCAGCAAGGACTTATCAATTCTACGGACAACACAAGTAGCAATACTTCGGCGAAGTCTGTCTAAACgattcttggttttttttcttttcaaagtataGAGAGAAAAGGATAACACACTTTTGCCAGAAAATTAGCTAGAACTGGATATCTTTTGCAGATAAGTGGttctagaaaatgttttgcatgtCTCACACATTTAAGTCAGTCACTGTATTTTAAGTCAGTATTTTCTCCATCTTAtgcacttaaaaagaaaaagtcattgtATCAATATTTTTGGACCAATATccaaaaatatcagcatttttaaaagattttccatACAAATTAATGTAGAAACATTACTTCCCGCAGTTGTTCCTTTAAGGTCACATCAGGAAAATCCACCTTAGAAGCTTCTATTatcatttggttttttaagagataactggaaaacaaaaggggaaagggggaaaaaaaaaaacccaaacaaacaaacatagaaaaacagttaaaaaccCCATAGTTGCATTCATTGTTTAGACAGgttatttaaaatgattttaaagcAGATACAAAGTTGTTGTCAAAAGTAGtcaatatgaaaatattaaaaacataacaaTGGTTTTACTTTGAAATCATAAGATCCTCTCATCACCAGCTATAAGTAATATACAGCTTCTATAGCCAAGTCCTCAATCTATCATGGAACTACTTTGATATCTTACATTAGCTAAGCGAATCTGGAACTGAAAGAGATTTCAGTATTGCAAATAACTAAATTTAAACCTTGACATTACATGAGGACACTCAAGAAGCGCAAGGCAAATCAAATGGAGTCACGCCAACACAAACAATTTAAACATGGAAGATATTAAAATCCCACATCAATGCGCTCAGTTAAAAGTAAAGCCGCTTTTGTTAGCTGTAGATTAGTCTGATACCCTGTTGTAATAGCTTTCAAATTCCTGTGAAATCATTGACCATAAGAATACTGTATACTCACCAGAGGATGCTGTCcttgaagaaacagaagaagcCTCGGAGATATGCCAGGTCACTGGAGGCAGAATAAAGAATGAAGCCCACGATCAAGCCACATGACCGACAGGATAATGCCTTGTAAGCACtaaaaggagaaagtaaaaaatattattaaacagAAGCTTCTGAAACCATAGATACTGCATGCTTGTCAGAGGACATCAAATCTTCAGTTCTATCAGGACAGCAAAACAAGACATAATAATGCTTTCTCCTTAAAGAAATAACACATACAAAGAGAACATGAACATAAAAAGTTGGGCATGTTGTGCAAGAAATAATCTCTGTAATAAGTGAAGTTGCAATTAAGGAAGGAAATACATGTCTTATTATCACAGAGTGGTTTAGGCTATACTTAAACATGATTTAACTGGTAAAACAATGCCTGTGCCAGGTCATAGATGTGAAATTTCCTCCTGATAAAACAGATTATTGCCTCAtgcagagagacaaaaaaaaaagaaaaaaaaaggcaagtcttatatttaaaaagttcCCAGGCCTTGTAGTTTGTAAAGTAGCCTTTACATATCATTTAAACCAACTACTGGTTCTGTAAGTCTCAGGTGATATTTACATCCTTCCCGTCAGACTAATCCCAGAGTTATCAAACCTGTTGCTAACTGTAGGCTCGTGAATAGAGCAGCGGAAGTTACtcattttcagtacaaaaaaaccctaaaacccCAAAGAGAGGTGCTTTAATTTAGGTAATAGACCTTTtagggaaggagcagaagaaagagacCTAAAGGCTAGGCTGTCTTTTGCTGCATTGCTCAAATGTTCCTCTCCACCAACAAAAGATTAGAGCAGCAAAACTTGTGattttgacaaaaatgaaagctacaCACCTACAAAAGGTTTCTCCATCCGAAATGACGAAGCACGGGTACAAAAAGCACTTCGGAGTTTACCAAGCCCATAAGAAACTCCAGCGCACAAGTCAAAGGAGCTCCTGGCTCCCAGCTTTGCAGAAGCCCGTTTTTGCCCACGCAGTTTACCGCGGCCGGTGTTCCCGGCAGGCGCGATGCCAAAAGCAAGAACCAGGTGAGCTACGCACCATCCCAGGAGGGGTCCCTCGAGGCCGATCATGAGCGAATCCTCCCAGGCCACATCGTTTGTAacttctgagaagaaagagagacCCGCTGAAAACGAGACCTCCCCCAGATCAACCCCATCCCGGCCGCCCCCCACGGGCCCGAGACGCGCGCAAGGCAGCGGCGCGCCCTCCCACCCCGCGCCCTCAGGGCACCCAACGCGAAGCCCAGCCCAGACCCCCAGGGCCGGGGGAAGGTCGGCGGCCctccgggggcggggggggcagcaCGGACTCGGtcccccgccctccccgcggGGCCCAGCCACGcacagcccccccccgccgccccgagGCCGCCAGGCGGGCACTGACTGAAGCAGACGAGGAGGCCGAGCCGCCGCTTCTCCTGCGCGCACAGGTGCAGCGAGTCCCCCAGCACCGCCCAGCAGCCGCGGCACTGGAACATGGCGCACTCCTCCGGcagcggcccccgccgccgcggtgGCGACGCCGCCCCTGCGGCCGGCGACGAGGAAGGCGGCAAGGAAGACGGCGACCGCGAGACCCATGCGGCAGCGGCGTGCGACGACGGCCACTCCACAGTGATGGTCCCGCCGAGCTGCGGGTCCTGCaacagctcctgcagctgccgGCGCACCGCCATCTTCTCCCGCCCCGCGTTCGAGCGCGGCGCCCGCCTTCCCGGCCTCACAATTGGAGCGCACTTCAAGATCTGCGTTGCCATTGGGCAATAGATGCATCCATCCTCATCGCCCGAGACTATTGGGAAGTGGGCCGCACCGAGTCATTCCGTCGCCCAATCAagcaggagagggcaggacTTTCCCTCGCTAGGAGCACCTATCGCGTTTGAAAAAAAGCACGCCTCGGTGACCGCGTCGCCATTGGTTGTTTCCGTGCGCCCAGGCCCGACCCCTTTGCCTCGTTCAGCCAATAGCCTGGCGCGGCGGGCGAGTTCGAACGGCGGGGGCGAGGCGCGCCGTGTCAGTTGAGCGCGAGATTCGAAGTGCGGCGGTTGGCGCTAGTGAGGCGGTGGGTTGGTGCTGCAATGGCGCTCTCTTcgctccagcagctggagtcGCTGAAATACGTGGAGCTCCAGCGGATCGCAAAGGCCGCCGGCCTGAAGGCCAACCTCCGGGTGAGGCGGGGGCAGCTGCcgtggctgggagggagcagcgcCGTGGACCTGAGCGAGGGGAGAGTGGGGAAGCTCCGGGTTCCCGCCCGCTCTCCGAAGAGCGGCCCCGGCTCTGGGGCTCCCTCTCTGCTCGGCCGGGAGCTGAGGGGAGCGGGTGTCGTGTAGGGAACATGCCCTGCCCGTCCCCGTGGACATTGTTCTCGTTCTGGGTACCGCACTGACGGAGCCTTCAGTCCCCGTCCCTTCCTGGGGCTGGAGGCGGTGATGGCAGGGGCGCAGCCCCGGCCTGCCGGGTGGCGGTGGTAGCTTTGCACTGAAGCGTCCCTTCGTCCAGGAAGACGCGTCCTGGTCGTTAGTTCCCGTCCGTAACGCGAGGCGCTGTGCCCATACAGCTTCGTGACGGGCGTACACTCAAAGACAAAGTTGATTATGCGGGGCTCCGTTTTTCCGGAGGCATCGAGAAGGGGAGGCGCGGGGCTGCCCCACGCTGCACCCCACGGGGTCCGCCCGCAGCTCGGCAAGCGCGTCCCTGTCGTGCGCAGCACCACGGTGTCGGCAGCCTGCCCCTGGGCCCGGCTGCCCCTGGGCCACCGCCGCTGTTTTCCCCCCAGTGTGggtagttgggttttttttttttttacggcTCGGAGTCAGAAGAATAGTAACGACAGGGTGCCTTAAGGGACGAGAGTGCGTGTGTTTACCAATCGTGGTTAAGAACGAGAAATTTAAGCACGCTCCGATCTCTTTCGCCTAGAGCTACAAATTTATGACAGTGGCCTGATCTTTTCTGGTAGGCACTGCCAGTAAATCACTCCGCAGCAGTCAGGCTGCTGCACTACCAGTGGGAGAAGGTATAAagccttaaaagaaagaagatccACGACCTAGGTGGACAAAGGAACTCGTTGTCCTGACAGGACTAAGACTTCTGCTTGGGGTTTTAGTTCTGggttattttgttcttaaacttCTAGTTCAGGTTTGATTTTATGCTGACCTTTCCAATTAGGTATTTAAGAGTCTTTCATAGCCTAAAATATCAATGaagtaattttgttgttgttattttattgCTATTACTGCTGAATATAtgcaagggaagagaagaatgCTTTGCATGTAGTATGGGCAAGACAGA contains these protein-coding regions:
- the OIP5 gene encoding protein Mis18-beta; protein product: MAVRRQLQELLQDPQLGGTITVEWPSSHAAAAWVSRSPSSLPPSSSPAAGAASPPRRRGPLPEECAMFQCRGCWAVLGDSLHLCAQEKRRLGLLVCFKVTNDVAWEDSLMIGLEGPLLGCAYKALSCRSCGLIVGFILYSASSDLAYLRGFFCFFKDSILCYLLKNQMIIEASKVDFPDVTLKEQLRELKEKLVEAHIRIELLIKKLEELEQKNNMAERRSSASDAVGLLPGYAIVRVN